A stretch of the Vibrio sp. SS-MA-C1-2 genome encodes the following:
- a CDS encoding DUF302 domain-containing protein produces the protein MFKSKKILLSTVLTSLLLASTVTSAAEVSTFNHVSSTHNFTETTQALKESISSNGLMVMGNINQQKVMSMSGLKMEGAQSFLVGSPKMGKKVLEMAPAAGANIPLRIYVWEEQGKTTIGWFNPEVLMTSISPKLQKAGSMLESQLSKVVADAVK, from the coding sequence ATGTTTAAGTCAAAAAAAATTTTATTATCTACAGTTTTAACCTCTTTACTATTAGCTAGTACAGTTACATCTGCAGCTGAAGTATCTACATTTAACCATGTTTCATCAACACATAACTTTACTGAAACAACTCAAGCTTTAAAAGAAAGTATTTCAAGTAATGGCTTGATGGTTATGGGTAATATTAATCAACAAAAAGTAATGTCTATGTCAGGGCTTAAAATGGAAGGAGCTCAAAGCTTCTTAGTAGGTAGTCCAAAAATGGGTAAGAAAGTATTAGAAATGGCACCTGCAGCCGGCGCAAATATTCCATTACGTATTTATGTATGGGAAGAGCAGGGAAAAACAACTATTGGTTGGTTTAATCCAGAAGTATTGATGACTAGTATTTCGCCAAAGCTACAAAAAGCAGGTTCAATGTTAGAATCTCAGCTTTCAAAAGTTGTAGCAGATGCCGTTAAGTAA